The nucleotide sequence TGAATAATGCTAATGATGCCCTTACGGTAGAGACAATATACAAAATTTGCAATGATAATGGAAAGTTTGCAGACTTATCTACTGTTTATAGGAGTTTAGATTTATTTGAAGAAAAAAATGTTGTGAGTAAAGTCGATTTAGGAAATGGTAAGTATAGTTACAAAATAAAAGGAGATACACATAAGCATGTACTAAAATGCAATATGTGTAATAAAGAAATAGAAATAGAATGTCCAATGGACCAAGTAGAGGAAATTATAAAGAATAAAACTGGGTTTGTTTTAATAGATCATGAACTAAAAATGAAAGCGCTGTGCAAAGATTGTATGGATAAATCAAACAATGAAAAGAATTCTTAAGTTAGTTTAAAGGATTAGCTTGTTCTATATGTTTTAATTTCCATATTCCTGATGAATTTCTTAGCATGGTAAGTTTATAGGTTATAGTTTTGTGGGGAGATTTCGATTCAATTCCACTTACGAATAATATAGATTCATCATTAGAAGAAAATTTTAGGTTATAAGAATCAACCTTGTAAAGTTTATGGGTATTAAAAACTCCAGAAGTCATATAATAATCAGCAGCATAGGTTATATCATGTAGCTTGTTCAAATTAATTCTATGATCTATATAAAATATAATTAAAATGACTAAGAAAGCCGCAATGAGTGGTTTCTTATTTTTGAAAATAAAATTTTTAAGCATAGATGCACCTCTAATAATTGTAAAATATTTACAAAAATAATTATATTGCTAAAATATATAAAAAACAATACTTATATATAAAAATATTTAAGGAAGGATTAATTGATATGGATTTTACATCATTAGTTTTATTTGAGAAGAAAGAAAATGACAATAATTTTTTGAAAGAGATTGGAAGTTACGAGGTAAATGATGGAGCAGAATACATAATGAAAATGTATTACGATGGTGATAAGATAAAGGCATGGTTTAATACAAAAAATGATGTTGAAGATTGGGAATATTCAGCTTGTTATGATCTTTTTAACGAGGAACTGTTTACAGAAAAAGGTTTTGATATAAGTGAAGTGGATGATGAATACAATCCTACATGGCTTGTTAAATTTGATTTTATAGAGGAACATACTGAGATGCAAAATAGAATATATGAATTATGTAGTTTGATAAAACAAGAAATGGATAGAATATTTAAGAGTATGCAAGGAAAAAAGGATGAGTATATTTAAGCTTTTGGAGGATGTATGGAAAAGTCTGAAAAATATATAATTGAGAGCTTATCAACAAGAGGGCACTGTCTTCTTGAGGAATTTAAATATCAGGATAAAAATACACAATTTTGGGGTGTTTCTTTTGTTAATAATGAGATTAAGAAGTATGTGATTTTTTCAGCTGAAGATAAATTTGAATATATAGATTATTCAAATTCAGAGCATGAAAATATTCAAGATATTAGTAGTGAAAATATTATTAAGGTGCTATTAGTAGAAAATGATAGCTCATTTCAAAAATATGTACAAAATCATGGAAAAGGTAATATTATAGTTATAGACTGTTTAAAAAACAAAATACTTTATGCAGAGGAGACAGGAACCAATATTGCTGAGATAATCACACTATTCTTAAATGAACTTCAAAGCAGAGAGCAAGAACAAAAAAAAGATATGAGAGTAACTTGGATATTAATTGTTATAAATTTTATAGTTTATGGGATTTCAGCCTGGCTTTCTGGTAATCCAGTTGCTATAAGTAATCAAGTTCTTAACTTTATGGGAGCAAAAAATAGTGTGCTAATAGACAATGGACAATATTATAGACTTATAACATGTATGTTCTTACATGCCGGCATAACTCATATTGGTGCTAATATGTATTCATTATATTCTATGGGGTATATGCTTGAAAATATTTATGGCAAACTTAGATATACTGCTATATATTTCATATCAGGAATTACAGCTTCATTTTTTAGTTACATCTTTAGCAGAGAAAGCCTGTCAGTTGGTGCATCGGGTGCCATTTTTGGTCTTCTAGGTGCAGCTATAGTATTTG is from Clostridium acetobutylicum ATCC 824 and encodes:
- a CDS encoding Fur family transcriptional regulator, with amino-acid sequence MDLKTYLKSHNIKITKCRLKILKILNNANDALTVETIYKICNDNGKFADLSTVYRSLDLFEEKNVVSKVDLGNGKYSYKIKGDTHKHVLKCNMCNKEIEIECPMDQVEEIIKNKTGFVLIDHELKMKALCKDCMDKSNNEKNS
- a CDS encoding DUF6762 family protein; this translates as MDFTSLVLFEKKENDNNFLKEIGSYEVNDGAEYIMKMYYDGDKIKAWFNTKNDVEDWEYSACYDLFNEELFTEKGFDISEVDDEYNPTWLVKFDFIEEHTEMQNRIYELCSLIKQEMDRIFKSMQGKKDEYI
- a CDS encoding rhomboid family intramembrane serine protease translates to MEKSEKYIIESLSTRGHCLLEEFKYQDKNTQFWGVSFVNNEIKKYVIFSAEDKFEYIDYSNSEHENIQDISSENIIKVLLVENDSSFQKYVQNHGKGNIIVIDCLKNKILYAEETGTNIAEIITLFLNELQSREQEQKKDMRVTWILIVINFIVYGISAWLSGNPVAISNQVLNFMGAKNSVLIDNGQYYRLITCMFLHAGITHIGANMYSLYSMGYMLENIYGKLRYTAIYFISGITASFFSYIFSRESLSVGASGAIFGLLGAAIVFGFKLRKRIGKAFFANMVGVFALNIFISFTIPNIDIFAHFGGFLGGVVVSVILGRTIWEK